DNA sequence from the Sulfurimonas sp. HSL3-7 genome:
AGGCCGTAGCGGAGTGGATCTACGACCGTTACGAAGGTATCGATTTCAAATAATCTAGTCGTCTCCGTGGATCATCTTGGAGACGATCCCCTCTTTGGTCGTGATCTCGTGGCGGAAGACGCCGCCGAGGTGCAGGACGACCAGCCCTAGAACGCCGTACATACTGATCTCATGGAGTTCTTTGACCCATCCGATCCCCTCTTTTGTAAAACCGAGCGGTTCATAGAAGTAGAGCGTCGCACCGGTCAGTGCCATCACCATGATCACGAAGCAGAGGAAGAGATGGACGCCACGTTTCAGTTTCTCCTCTTTCGGTGCCCGAAGCAGTTCAAAGAGCGGGAACTTCGCCTGTTTAGCCAGTATCATATAGATGCGTATCACTATTGAGATACCCAGGAAAAGACCGAAGATATAGTGCCACTCCCACATCGGTGCGCGGATCGCCTTGGCGATCATCTTCGCCGTCTCAGCCGTTATCTCGGTACCGGTCTCGGCCAGCTTGCTCTGGATCAGGGCAGCATTGGTATGCCAGCTCAAAAAGGTCTTGCGTAACAAGACGGTAAAAAGCAGCCCTATGACCGAAAGTGCCATCGTCCAGTGCCAAATGCGGTACAACCGTGTGAATTGAGGTTCCATATTATCACTCCTTATACTAATCAGATCCATAAATGTACTCTGTCTCATCTAAGCCCAACGTTAAAAACTGCCGCCCAAATTGATACTTTTAGCACTCTGCTAACACTTCTGTACTACAATAAACCATGGCTAAAAAAATACTTTTATTGGAAGACGACACACTATTAGCAGAGACACTGCAAGAGCTCCTGAGCAGCGAGGGGTATGAAGTCACACTGGTCCCCGACGGCGGGGCAGCGGCTGATGCCTCGTATGATACGCCGTTTGACCTCTATATCTTTGATATCAATGTCCCCGAGATCAACGGGCTTGAGCTTTTAGAGGGCCTGCGGGGGGCGGAAGACAAGACGCCGGCTATCTTTATCAGTGCACTGGTCGACCTTGACTCCATCACCAAGGGCTTTGAAGTCGGGGCCGATGATTACATCAAAAAGCCCTTCTTTCCCGAAGAGCTTCTCCTGCGGGTCAATGCCAAACTGGCACCAAAAGCACCTTCCGCTATCCGATACGGCGACCTTGAATTCGACCCCCGGAAAAAGCTGCTTCGTAAAGAGGGGCGGGTGCTTGCGCTCGGCGAGGTACAGGAGAAGCTTTTTGAGCTCTTCATCCATAATATCGGTCAGGTCATCGACAAAGATATTCTGATGGAGAGCCTTGAAAAACCTTCGCCGACGGCACTCCGTGTTGCCCTGACCAAGCTCAAACAGACCACCGGGCTCGACATAAAAAACCTTCGCGGTGTAGGATACATTCTTGAGCCGCGTTGAGCTGGAGTCCTTTCTAAAGGGGTTTCTCCTTTTTTTCGCCTCTTTGAGCATCCTGATCACAACACTCTTTTACATCAGCTATACCAAAGAGCTCAAGACACTTGACGACACCCTTTTCTCAGAGATGCGCCTCTGCAGTTTCAACCTGAAATGCGAACGTTATGCGATCGACTTTGTTCCTTTGAAGAATCAGACCCTCTACACCCTTTACAAAGACGACAGCGGCCTTTACAGCTACTTTCCTATTCCAGGTGCAAACGATTATCTTATGGAGTTGCACCTCTCTGCCGAAGCGTATAACAATGCACGTCAGGCGCTGCAGGATGAAGCGCTCCTGGAGTTTGCTGCGGTCATCACGGTCGTCTTGATCCTCTCCGTCATCTTTTCACTCTACGCCATCTACCCGCTTCGAAACGCCCTCTTGCTTACCCGGGAGTTCATTAAAGACATACTGCACGATTTCAACACCCCGCTCGCCGCCCTGCGCCTTAACAGCGCTATGCTCAAGCGCGAGATCGGCGAGAACGACAAGATAACGCGTATTGAACAGAGTGTACAGAATGTCCTGGACCTTCAGCAGCACCTGCGTTCCTATCTGCATGATCATACCGGCCAGAAAGAGCTTATTGACCTCAAACTACTCATCAGCGAGAGAGTCTCGATGCTGGAAAAAAGCTATCCCGATATTCACTTCGGACTGACCATAGAAAAAGTCAATATCATGACCAACAGAAAGGCCTTTACCCGTATCATCGACAATCTCCTGACCAATGCCGCCAAGTACAACAAGCCGCACGGTTCTGTTGATATAATATTCGAACGAAACCGTTCAACCCTCCGTATTGTCGATACAGGGAAGGGGATAAAAAACCCAAAACGCATCTTTGAACGCTTCTATAAAGAGCAGGAACGCGGTATCGGTATCGGCCTGCATATCGTTAAAAAGCTCTCCGACGAATTGGGTATTAAAACCAGGGTGGAGAGTGAAATTGGGCAGGGGACCATCTTCAGTCTGGATCTCTCGTCGCTTACAGTCGGCTAACAGCTCGCTCACACTTCACTAACAGTCGTGTGCGATAATTCAACTATCAAAAAAAAAGGAAAACACATGAAAGCAATTACATTAAGCGCAGCAACACTGATGCTGTTCGGAACCTTGACCCTAGCAATGGCAGCGGATGTTACGACAGAGATGACGGTAGATGAGCAGATCACTGCTATCAAGAACGCCCCGGCACAGGAGCGTGTCCGACTGATGAACCAGTTTAAAGTCCGTTTGGCTACCATGAATGAAGCGGAACGCGAAGCAGCGATCACGCAGCTTCGTACGCAGACACAAACACAGACCCGTACAGCAACAGGCGATGCTGACGGTGAACAGATACAGACACGCACGATGACTCAGGAGCGCAGCCGTCTTAATGAGATGCAACAGACTCAACAGATGCAGCAAATGCAACAAATGAATCAACAGCAGATCAGACAAAAAGGGAGCTTGGAGACCAACCCGACACCCAAAAGTATGGGGCACTGATTTTTAGATAAGCGGTACCCTTTAAAGGGTACCATTAGGAGAATAGATGAAAAGACTACTGTTTACTTTGTCGCTATTACCCCTGTCGGTGTTTGCATACAGCGACTTTGATATGGACGGGGTCGATGATGCGATTGACCGCTGTCCCAACACCCCCTTGACAGAACTCGTAGATATCTACGGCTGTACCACCAAAAACCTCGAAGGTGACCACCATTTTGATATTATCGCAGGTGTAAGCCTCTCGCAGTTTAATGAGAACACCTTGAGTGCGCTGGATCCGAACGATACAGATACCGTTACGACAACGCTGCAGGCTGATTACTACTATAAAAATTTCTCTCTCCAGGCCTCGACATCTTACTTTAATTCGCAAAGCCAAAGCGACAGTAACAGCGGGCAGAACGACTCGTTTATTGGCGCCTATTATCAACTCTATCCGGTAAGCTCTTTAAACCTGCAACTTGGCGGCGGTCTTCTCCTGCCAACCTATGATACAGGTTACGATAACAATAATCTTGACTATATAGTCTCTGCAAGCCTGAGCTACCTTTTTCATAATTTCAACCTCTTTGGCGGCTACAATTACACCTTGATCAACGATGATGATTTCAGCTATCTTGACAGTAACAGCGACACT
Encoded proteins:
- a CDS encoding cytochrome b/b6 domain-containing protein, with translation MEPQFTRLYRIWHWTMALSVIGLLFTVLLRKTFLSWHTNAALIQSKLAETGTEITAETAKMIAKAIRAPMWEWHYIFGLFLGISIVIRIYMILAKQAKFPLFELLRAPKEEKLKRGVHLFLCFVIMVMALTGATLYFYEPLGFTKEGIGWVKELHEISMYGVLGLVVLHLGGVFRHEITTKEGIVSKMIHGDD
- a CDS encoding response regulator transcription factor, which encodes MAKKILLLEDDTLLAETLQELLSSEGYEVTLVPDGGAAADASYDTPFDLYIFDINVPEINGLELLEGLRGAEDKTPAIFISALVDLDSITKGFEVGADDYIKKPFFPEELLLRVNAKLAPKAPSAIRYGDLEFDPRKKLLRKEGRVLALGEVQEKLFELFIHNIGQVIDKDILMESLEKPSPTALRVALTKLKQTTGLDIKNLRGVGYILEPR
- a CDS encoding HAMP domain-containing sensor histidine kinase; the protein is MSRVELESFLKGFLLFFASLSILITTLFYISYTKELKTLDDTLFSEMRLCSFNLKCERYAIDFVPLKNQTLYTLYKDDSGLYSYFPIPGANDYLMELHLSAEAYNNARQALQDEALLEFAAVITVVLILSVIFSLYAIYPLRNALLLTREFIKDILHDFNTPLAALRLNSAMLKREIGENDKITRIEQSVQNVLDLQQHLRSYLHDHTGQKELIDLKLLISERVSMLEKSYPDIHFGLTIEKVNIMTNRKAFTRIIDNLLTNAAKYNKPHGSVDIIFERNRSTLRIVDTGKGIKNPKRIFERFYKEQERGIGIGLHIVKKLSDELGIKTRVESEIGQGTIFSLDLSSLTVG
- a CDS encoding DUF3187 domain-containing protein; this translates as MKRLLFTLSLLPLSVFAYSDFDMDGVDDAIDRCPNTPLTELVDIYGCTTKNLEGDHHFDIIAGVSLSQFNENTLSALDPNDTDTVTTTLQADYYYKNFSLQASTSYFNSQSQSDSNSGQNDSFIGAYYQLYPVSSLNLQLGGGLLLPTYDTGYDNNNLDYIVSASLSYLFHNFNLFGGYNYTLINDDDFSYLDSNSDTVEIRYQNTQAFNAGIGFYPTEKLYTSVAYNRSDSIYQNVETIESASAYLFYSIDKHWFTTFSYAYGLSDSASDHYAAFRLGYYF